Proteins from a genomic interval of Polaribacter sp. Q13:
- the proB gene encoding glutamate 5-kinase: MQKKKRILLKIGSNTLTKETDNISRGKIEDLANQIAKLQDTCEFIIVSSGAIAVAKQFVKLEGKHEEVFVKQALASIGQPHLIRIYQEIFREYGLLSSQCLLSYSDFEKQDSKVNIVNTINVLIHNNYIPIINENDTVATDEIKFGDNDKLAALTATLLNVDLLIIATNTNGIYTKESFKNNAPETILEVDNFEELLKEVVSTKSTHGSGGMGSKIEAAALAKNANIETWIVNGLEDNFITNAFENKIPFTKIK, translated from the coding sequence ATGCAAAAAAAGAAACGCATTTTACTAAAAATAGGTTCTAACACCCTTACAAAAGAAACCGATAATATTTCGAGAGGAAAAATTGAAGATCTTGCAAATCAAATTGCAAAACTACAAGATACCTGCGAGTTTATTATTGTTAGTTCTGGAGCAATTGCGGTAGCTAAACAGTTTGTGAAATTAGAAGGTAAACACGAAGAAGTTTTTGTAAAACAAGCTTTGGCTTCTATTGGTCAGCCACATTTAATTAGAATTTATCAAGAAATATTTAGAGAATATGGTTTATTGAGTTCTCAATGCCTGCTCTCCTACTCTGATTTTGAAAAACAAGACAGTAAAGTAAATATTGTAAATACTATAAATGTATTGATTCATAATAATTACATTCCTATTATTAATGAAAATGATACTGTTGCCACTGATGAAATAAAATTTGGTGACAATGATAAATTGGCGGCTTTAACTGCTACTTTATTAAATGTAGATTTGTTGATTATTGCCACAAACACCAACGGAATTTACACCAAAGAGTCTTTTAAAAATAATGCTCCAGAAACTATTTTAGAAGTTGATAATTTTGAAGAGTTACTAAAAGAAGTGGTGAGCACAAAATCTACTCACGGAAGTGGTGGAATGGGTTCTAAAATTGAAGCAGCCGCACTTGCAAAAAATGCAAACATAGAAACATGGATTGTAAACGGTTTGGAAGATAATTTTATTACCAATGCTTTTGAAAATAAAATTCCGTTTACAAAAATAAAATAA